From Micromonospora echinaurantiaca:
GCGACACGCCCGGCTGGACTTCGACGGCGGCCAGGTCGTGCTGACCGACCTCGGGTCGACCAACGGCACGATGGTCAACGGCCAGCGGGTCTCCGCCGTCGCGCTCAACCCCGGGGACATGATCCAGCTGGGCACCACGACGCTGACCTTCCGCGTGGACGGCTGACCCGCCTTGCCGGAACTCGTCATCACCGTTGCCCGGTTCGGGTTCCTCATCCTGCTGTGGATCTTCGTGTTCACGGTGGTCGGCGTCATCCGCCGGGATCTCTTCGCGGGCGCCCGGTCGGGCCGGCTGGTGGCCGCGCCCCGGGCGGTCGGCGCCTCGACCGGGCAGCCGGCGAAGCCGGCGAAGGTGAAGCGGGGCCGGGCGGCCCACCAGCTGGTGGTCACCGCCGGCCAGCTGGCCGGCACCAGGATCACTCTCGGTGAAGCGCAGATCACCATCGGTCGGGCCGAGGACTCCACCCTCGTCATCACCGACGACTACGCCTCCGCGCGGCACGCCCGGCTGGTGCCGCGCGACGGGCAGTGGTTCGTCGAGGATCTCGGCTCGACT
This genomic window contains:
- a CDS encoding FHA domain-containing protein FhaB/FipA, which produces MPELVITVARFGFLILLWIFVFTVVGVIRRDLFAGARSGRLVAAPRAVGASTGQPAKPAKVKRGRAAHQLVVTAGQLAGTRITLGEAQITIGRAEDSTLVITDDYASARHARLVPRDGQWFVEDLGSTNGTYLDRAKVTGPTPVPLGVPIRIGRTSLELRP